The DNA window TCGCCACCAATGAAAAAAGAACCACAGCACGACAATCATAGCTTTTTCGCAACCTCGTAGAACAACCCCCGGCCCGGATCGCCGTCCTCCCGCCCTGTGATTCTTGCCACGGACGGTCAATTCGATCCCGGGATGACAGGCTGTCGTTATCTTTTGGGGGCGATTTTCGGCACAATCAGAGGCATGACTTCTAGCGCTGCAACTTCAGCCGGCACCGTTCTTGACGCAGGCCATCCGCTCATGGACGGCCGCACCGCCGACTCGCCGCTCATCACGGCTTACCGCGGCGGCAAGCCGAGCCGCCGCCCGGTCTGGTTCATGCGGCAGGCCGGCCGGTCCTTGCCCGAATACCTGAAGGTGCGTGAAGGCGTCGCCATGCTGGACTCCTGCCTCCGGCCCGAACTGGCCTCCGAGATCACGCTGCAGCCTGTCCGCCGCCACGACGTGGATGCGGCGATTTTCTTCTCGGACATCGTCATCCCGCTCAAGCTGGCCGGCGTCGGCGTTGACATCGTGCCGGGCATCGGTCCGGTCCTGGACAAGCCCGTCCGCACCGCCGCCGACGTTGCGGCCCTGCCCAAGCTCACGTGGGAGGCGCTGGAGCCGATCCGCGAGGCCGTCCGCCTGACCGTGGCGCAGCTGGGCAAGACGCCGCTCATCGGTTTTGCCGGCGCACCCTTCACCCTGGCCGCCTACATGGTGGAGGGCAAGCCGTCCCGCGACCACCTGGGCCCCCGCACCATGATGCACGCCGATCCGGAAACTTGGACCGCGCTGGCCAACTGGGCCGCTGACGCGTCCGGGATGTTCCTCCGGGCGCAGCTGGAGGCGGGCGCCTCTGCCGGGCAGCTGTTCGATTCGTGGGCGGGTTCCCTCGGCCTGGCGGACTACAGGCGTTTTGTCGCGCCGGCATCTGCCCGTGCGCTGGACCATGTCCGCCACCTCGGCGCGCCGCTGATCCACTTCGGCACCGGAACCTCCGAACTCCTCGGGGCCATGCGCGACGTCGGCGTGGACGTCGTCGGTGTGGACTACCGCCTCCCGCTGGACGAAGCGAACCGCCGGCTCGGCGGCACCGTGCCGCTGCAGGGCAACATCGATCCGGCGCTCCTGTCGGCCCCGTGGGACGTGCTCGAGGCGCACGTCCGGGAGGTCATCGCGTCCGGCGCGGCGGCACCCGGCCATGTCCTGAACCTCGGCCACGGCGTGCCACCGGAAACCGACCCGGACGTGTTGACGCGCGTCGTCGAACTCATCCACTCCATTTCCCCGGAGTAAGGCAGTGGCCGCGGGCAATCCTCCGGCTGCCGGACGCACGGCCCTGGTGGTGGGGGGCGGCATCTCCGGCCTCATGGCCGCGAGGGAACTGGCCCGGGCCGGCCTCCGCACCACGCTGCTTGAAGCCACTGACGCCTGGGGCGGCTGCGTCGGCCGCCATGAGGTCGCCGGGCTGACGCTGGACAGCGGTGCCGAATCCTTCGCCACGCGCTCCAGCGCCGTGGCTGAGCTCGCCGCGGAACTGGGTCTGGCCGAAAATATTGTGGGCCCCCATCCCGGCGGGGCGTGGGTGCAGCTGCCGGACGGTCCGCGCGAGCTTCCCAAGACGGGCGTGCTCGGCATCCCGGCGAATCCGTGGGATCCGGAAGTGCGCCGGTCGCTGGGGCTGAGGGGCTCCCTCCGCGCCTCGCTGGACAAGTTCCTGCCGTCCTCCGTGGGCACCACGGCGGACGTCTCGAGCGTCTCCGCCCTGGTGAGGGCCAGGATGGGCCGCCGGGTCCTCGAACGGCTCGTCGAGCCGGTGGTGGGCGGCGTCCACTCGGCCGATCCCGGGTTGCTGGACGTCGACATGGTGGCTCCGGGGCTCCGCGCGGGGATCGCCCGGCATGGGTCGCTGGCCGCCGCCGTCGCCGCCCAGCGCAAGGGTTCGGGCTGTCTCTTATACACATCTAGATGTGTATAAGAGACAGGGTTCCGGCGGCGAGGGGACTGCGGCCAAGGCCGGCTCCGCCGTCGCCCGGCTTGACGGGCGGCATGCACACGCTGGTTGCCGCCCTCGTGGCGGATCTTCGCCCGGCGCGGCGTGGAGCTGGTGCCCGGCACCCGTGCCGACGCCGCGGCCCGGACGCCGGGCGGATGGCTGATTGCGGCTCACGGGAAAACGTACGACGCCGATGTGCTGGTGGTCGCGCTCGACGGGCCTTCCGCCGTCGGGCTCCTCGAGGATGCGGTGCCGGCCCTGGCCGGCCACCGGCCCGCCCGGGGCCGGAGGTCAAGCTTGTGACACTAGTTGTGGACCTCCCTGAACTGGACGCGCGACCGCGCGGAACGGGAATCCTGGTGGCCCCGCAAACCGCCGGAATCCGGGCCAAGGCGCTTACGCACGCCACGGCCAAGTGGGACTGGCTCGCTGCGGAGGCGGGGCAGGGCAGGCACGTCCTGAGGCTGTCGTACGGGTGCCGGGACAGTGGCGGCCCGGGCGGGCCGGCGCCGGCTGCGGGACCGGATGCTGCCCTGCGTGACATCGCCTTGCAGGACGCGTCAGCCCTGCTGACTGTTCCTGTCAAGGCTGAGAACCTGGCGGGCTGGGACGTGGTCTCCTGGGCCGGGCGCCCTTCCGTTTGCGGCCGTCGGTCACCGGCAGCGGGTGGAGGACGTCCGCAGAATATGCTCCGGCAGCCAGGATCTTCTGATGGTGGGCGGGTGGCTCGCGGGCAACGGCCTCGCGGCCGTGGTGGCTGACACCCGGACGCAGCTGCGGGCGTTCCTGCAGTAGCGCCCCGGGGGGGGATTCTGGCGCCATCCCGTCCGCTTTCAGGCCGCCCGCGATACCTGCTGGCGGGCCTGTCCGCAAGTTTTCCCCGTGCGATTTTCTGTCTAGGGTCTCTAAGTATGGTCATTCAGAAGTCCGATAACTTTCGTACGCTGACTGGTTTCCATGGGGGTCTTCGGCGCGGCACGGCAGCAGCTGCGCTCGGAGCGGTGCTGGTCATATTCGCAGGGGTACCTGCATCCAACGCTCTTACGCCCGACTTGCCGGCGGAGCCGGACGGCGGCACCTCGGCGGCAACAGGCCTGACTGCCGGCGTCCCGGGTGTGGCCGACCTCGGCGTTTGGGCGGCCGCCGCTCTGCGGACGCAGGCCCCAACGGCCACGGCCACCGCCACCGCCACTGCCACTGCCACTGCCACTGCCAAGCCTTCGCCCGCCGCTCCGGTGCCCTCGGTTCCTTCCCTTCCCCTTCCCCTTCCCCTTCCCTGCCCTCGCCCACGCTCCCGACGCCGACGCTCCCGTCGGTAACGGTGCCCGTGCCATCGGCGCCCGCGCCGTCGCCGGCCGTCTCGCCATCCGGGACCTCGGCGCCCGTCCCCGCACCGGCGTCCTCCGGTCCGGCCCCTTCGCCAGCCGCCAGTCAGGGCGGTACGGCGCAAGCCGCAGGCTCCGG is part of the Arthrobacter sp. KBS0703 genome and encodes:
- the hemE gene encoding uroporphyrinogen decarboxylase translates to MTSSAATSAGTVLDAGHPLMDGRTADSPLITAYRGGKPSRRPVWFMRQAGRSLPEYLKVREGVAMLDSCLRPELASEITLQPVRRHDVDAAIFFSDIVIPLKLAGVGVDIVPGIGPVLDKPVRTAADVAALPKLTWEALEPIREAVRLTVAQLGKTPLIGFAGAPFTLAAYMVEGKPSRDHLGPRTMMHADPETWTALANWAADASGMFLRAQLEAGASAGQLFDSWAGSLGLADYRRFVAPASARALDHVRHLGAPLIHFGTGTSELLGAMRDVGVDVVGVDYRLPLDEANRRLGGTVPLQGNIDPALLSAPWDVLEAHVREVIASGAAAPGHVLNLGHGVPPETDPDVLTRVVELIHSISPE